Below is a window of Methanocaldococcus jannaschii DSM 2661 DNA.
TTCGCCATCTTTCAATATTTTGGGAATTAATTCATTAAAAGCTGAGGCTACAGAAGGCTTTTTTATACATAGCATACTCTCCCTTTGTAATTGTATTTAATTATGATAAAAAATAGATACAACAAGTATAAAAATTTGATGAAATATAAAAAAGATTTAAATATCTTCCATTTCAATTATATATAACCATAGAGGGGGCGTAGCCCCCTCTATTGGGATACTCCCCCAAATCTTGCTTGGACATTAATTGGGGCTGAAAGCCCCAACTTATAACCAATTATCAAAGAAAATATTATTTACTATGGAATTTAGAAGCCCAAAGGGCTTCTATAGTGCCTTATTTAATTAAAAACTTTGATAATTGGTTAAATGGACGTGAAGTATCCCAATAGAAGGTTTCCTCCTATGGGAGTTAAATGTCTTCCATTTCAGTTATTATATAATTTCCTTCCTTTCCTTCAAATCCTCTAACTAAGAATGTTTTTCCATTTAATTTTAAGCAGATTTCTCTAATTGTATCGTCAATTCCATACTCTTCAAGCATATCTAAAATTCCTGGCATAAATTGCTCTAATGTTGCTGGCGGGATGTAGCATCTTTTTGAAGATGTTCCAAAGTGTATCTTTCCAAACACCTTAATTTTTACATCTACATCTTCTGGGTCTATTTCTCCACAATTTCTGCAAATATAAACTAAACCTCTTGGTTTAATCTTAGTATCAACAATTCCTCTACATATTTTACAGTAATAATTTACAAATATTGTTGATTGTGAAACCTCCAATATGGCTGGAACTTTCACATCTAAAACTTCTCCTCTATTGTATAGTTGTTCTTTAGGAATTTCTGGAATTTCTCTTGGATATTTTACACCTTTAATAACTTTTTCAACTATTCTAACGCTCTTTTCTTCTGTTATTCTACCAAATATCTCGTAACATTTTCCTCTCTCTAAAGGAATTGTTGTTATAAAATTGGCTACTCCATCTTTATCAACCATAGTTCCAATGTAAAATATTGAACCTTCTTCACTCTCCTTCCTTCTGATATCTACAATTTTAACTTTTGTTAAAATTTGAGAATTTGGTAGTAGTGATTTTATCTTTCCTAATACCATAAATATCACCTGATTATTAATTGGATTGAATTTACACCTCCGCCATAAGGCGGAGGTGTTAGGGTGTGTCCCAATAGAGGGTTTCCCCCTATGGTGGTTTTATTTTTCCCAATACCATAAAATATCACCTAAAAAATCAATTTATTGATAATTTAACTATTTATTGTTTCTTCATCAGTCTCTTCCTCTTCTTTATCCTCTTCTATCAATTCAGGAGCAACTCTTGGCAATACAACCTCATCTATAAACTTTTTATGGACAATGTATTCCTTAGGTTGAACAATTACAGGTATATCATTTAGCGTTAAAGATATTGCTTTCCTTAATTCTCCTTCCTCAGTTCTAAATTCAACAGCTCCAAATCTCACAAATCCTCTGATAAACATCCCCGTAAATATTTCTGGATTTGCTTTAATTCCAAACAGTCTCAATCTTCCCCATCCGTATCCATCAAATATTCTAAATATGGTGTAATCTTTACCCGTAGATGTTCTTTTATGTTGAACACCTACAACAATTCCAACTATTATCCCTCTCTGAATAGGGACTCCATTAATATCCAAGTAAGTTATTCTTTCATCATCTTCGTCAATTCTTTTCAAATACTTGGCTCTACACAGAGACAATGGAATTGGAACTGCAGTTCTCATTTCTTGCCCTTTAACAACCTTCAAATCATCTAAATTTCCAACAAACCTTACATCTTTTTTTGGATATGGTTCATATATACCCAATATGCTTTCATAATCATCAGCCTTAATTTGCAAATAGATTTCCTCTAACTCCTCAACACCTTCATCAGTATAGACGGTTGAGTATCTCACAATCTCTACTCTATCATCCTCAATTTTTATCCCATATTTTACCATAATCATCACCTGTAATAATTGGTAATAATAATTTATGTGACTATATGACTATACAAATCTTTATATATGCCCATATATATACTTTTCGGTTAAACCAACTTGATGCTAAAAAAAAATCAATACTTAATATAAAAACAGAAATCTCAATAGATTCATCAAAAATAGCTTAAAAATAAATTTATTATTGGGACTTCTGCAGTTTATATATCAACTTTGGAATTTAGATGCCTAAAAGACATTAATTTCCTTTAAAGATTTATTCTTGTATTATATTATTTCTTTTCCCACATCTTTATGGCATTAGTTGGACATACATCTACACATCTTCCACACAATATGCACTTATCCTTATTAATCTTAACTTTATCTCCATCTTGATCAATTGCGTTGATAGGACATTCTTCAATACAAACTAAACATCCAACACATAGATTTTTATCAACTTCAATGTCTCTGGTTTTTATTACCTCTCCAAGCTCTCTCTCAACCTTTATACATTTTTTTGGGCAGACCTCAGCACAAGCACCACAACCCATACATAAATCTAAATTAACCTCAATGCTCTTTCTTCTAACTGCCTTTATAGCATTTGTTGGACAGAATCTTGCACAAATTCCGCATTTTATGCAAGTATTTTCATCAAGCTCATATTTTTTTAACCTAATCTTTCTGTGAGGGATTGATTTTTCTTTTATTGTATAATGAACTTCGCTATCTTCAATCTCTGCCCTTCCCTCTATAACATATATTGCTCCAACAGGGCATGTTTGGGCACAAATTTCACATTTAACACATTTATCTTCAATTATCTTTGCAGATTTTTTAACCTTCGCTTTTTCAATTGCATCTACTGGGCATTCTTTGTAGCAAAGATTGCATCTAATACATTTAGTTTCGTTGATATATAACAATTTATAAGTTATGGGAGTTATTTTTTTGGCTACCTCATTAATATACTTTTTATCCCCATCTATCTTTGATAATATCTCATCCAATGACTTTTTTATCTCAATCAATGTAATCACCTTTCAATGCAAACTATTATGACTTTTTATGAAATAGTATTTCTTATCGTAATATTATAGCATTTAACGGGCAAATTTCTTCACACTTTCCACAAAGCTCACACTTATTTATATCAATCCTTATTTTACTTCCATATTCTTCAATAGCATTAAATGGGCAATTCCTTAAACAAACTAAGCAAGATGCACATCTCTCACTTATATAATCAATAAATTCATACTTATCTACTTCAATAATCCTTGCATCTTCGTTAATTTCGCATCTCAATCTTATTATTACAATTGCATTTGTTGGACAAACTTTTTTGCATTTTCCACAAAACACACATTTTTCTTTATTAATAGTTATATATAACCCATCACTACTGTAGGTTATTGCATTCACTGGGCAGATTTCAATACATTTTCCACAGCTAATGCATTTATCCTCTTTAACGATAATCTCTCTTTTATTTAAAATAATATTAAATTTTGGGAGTAATTGGATATTTTTATCAGCTAAATTGAAATGTTTAGCTATTATTTCCTTTATCATACAGCTCCCTCTTTTTTTCCATTATTCTTTTATTTTCTTCATAAACTCTCCTTTTTAGCTCTTCTTTCAACTTTTTGAGGGATAACTTTTCAATCTCTTCTTTAACCTTTCCATACTTCTCAGTGTATAAGACTAAATCCTTCTCAATGCTCTCAATTATCTTATCCTCTATTATTCTAACTTTAACCGCCTCTTCTGCCTCTTCTGGCTTAACAACTTTTATAGCTCCAACAGGACATTCTCTTGCGCATGCTCCTCCTCTAACACACAACTCTGGAACAATATATGGTAGTTTTGTCTCTTTGCTAATTTTAATAGCCCCTGACCCACACACTTTCTGACAAATTCTACAGCCAATACACAAATCCTCATCAATAACGTAGCAAATATCCTTCCTCTTTGGTATAATTGGTTTATAAATCCTTATTGCAGTAGTTGAACAAACTTCTATACATAAACCACACTTTACGCACTCAACAACCTTTTTTTCATTTAAATCAATCTCTCCTACGCATACATCTTTACATATTCCACAACTTACACACAAGCCACTAACAATATGTGGAATTTTTTCAATAACGTTCTCCTTAATTTCCAACTTCCCAGTAATTTTTTTATTTTTAATTTCAAAGGCTTTATCTATCTTCTCTTTCAATGTTTTTTCATCAACAACAACTATTGCATTCTCTATAGGACAAACTTTGATACATTCTTTACAAGAAATACATAAAGCCATATTTATTACATATTTCCCTTCTTTACGCTCAATTACATTGATTGGGCAAGCTCTTTCGCAATTTCCACATCTAACACAGACTTCCTCGTCAATTATAAGATTGCTATATTTAGGTTTATCAAAAAATAAGCCCTCTGTCTCAACCCTATGCTTATCCATCTCTAAAACTCCTGTTGGACAAACTTCAATACAGTTGGCACATGCTACACAAGAACCTTCATCAATCACTGGAAGTTTTTTGTTATACTCTTCGTTGTATATCATTTCAATTGCAAAGGCTGGACAACTTTCCTTACAACCTTCACAGGATATACATTTCTCAGGAAATTTAACAATTGGAGGTATTTTTCTATATCTTTCTGGAGGAATATAGGAGCTTTTATCTGATTTTGCATCAATAAATCTTTTAATCCACTTTTTTCTTGCAAATTCATAAAGATACCATAGCGAAGATGCCATAACAATCACCTAAATTTAATACTAATTGGAATCTCCTTGCCATCCTTTACTGCAACTATGCATCTCTCTGTGCATGAAACGCAAGGGTCGATACTTGTATAAGCAGATACAGCATCAGCTACAGTTGGACAAGTCTTTAGCATATATTTATACGCCTCCAAGTTCATAACTGTAGGAGTTCTAATCATTATCCTCTTTATTATCCCTCCATCAGTTATTTCCATCCTATAAGTTACCTCTCCTCTTGGAGCTTCATTCCTCCACTCTCCTTTTCCTCCTTTAATCTCTGCCTTAACCCTTATATCTCCAGAACACTCTTCATAATGCTCTAAAGCCTCTCTAATTAATCTAACGCTCTCAATAATCTCTTCATGCCTAACCATCATCCTTGCAAAGTTATCTCCTTCCTCCCTCCACACTGGCTTAAATTTCAACTCTTGATATGTTGAATGTCTTAACCTCCAATCACTTTCTGGCAATCCAGAACCTCTACAAATTGGCCCAACAGCCCTCGTCCTCATAACTTCATGATATGGCAAAATACCAATTTCTTTACTTCTTAAAGCTATTAAAGGCCCTGTTTCAAAAACCTCAATAATATTTTTTAGTTCATCTTCAAAGATATCGAGTTTTTTATATATCTCATCCATCATCTCTCTATTTATGTCTCTTCTAACTCCCCCAATTACATTATAACCCATATTAACCCTATTTCCAGTAATCATCTCCATTAAATCCATAATTATTTCCCTAACATTCAAAAGCCACATAGCAAGTGTTTCATGTTCAATAGATAAATTATACACTGCTGAAGCAATTAAATGGCTGTGTATTCTCTCTAATTCACAAGTAACTACCCTAAGATATTTTGCCTTGTCTGGAATCTCTATCTTTGATATATGCTCAATGCATTCAGCAAACGTCATCGTATGCACATAGGAACAGATACCACAAACTCTTTCTGCTAAGTGAATTCCTTTATGGCAATGTTTTCCTTCCATAATTTTTTCTATTCCTCTATGAACATAACCCATTTCAATTTCAGCATCAACAGGTTTCTCTCCATCTAAAACAAGTTTAATCCTTAACGGCTCTTTCAATACTGGATGAATTGGTCCTATAGGAATTGTTGCCATATTTTCACTCATCTTTATTTTTTAATCTCTTTTCTCTCATTGCTATTGCCTTAGGAGCTACCTTTAAGATTGTTTCAATAATCTCAGAAGGTCTTGGAGGACATCCAGGGATTTTTGCATCTACAGGAATAACTTTATCAACTCCTCCAACAACATGTCCTTCCTTAAAAATCCCTCCACTCAATGCACAAGCTCCAACAGCAACAACTATCTTTGGTTCTGGTGTTTTTTCATAAATCTCCTTTAATCTCTCTGCCCATTGTAAAGTTACTGGCCCTGTAACTAATAAAACATCCGCTTCTCTTGGGTTATTATGGACGTAAATCCCATACTGCTCAATATCGTATCTTGGAGCTAAGCAGGCAACTATCTCAATATCGCATCCATTACAACCCCCAGTATTGACAACACAAACATGTATTGACCTTTTTCTGAATAATTCTTTCATCATGGCTATTCCTCCCAATAAATTTTAAGAGGCATTGCTTCTTTGCAGAAGCAATGCATCCTGGGTATCCCAATAGGGCGAAGCCCTATGGTTTCTGAATAATTCTTTCATCATGGCTATTCCTCCTTTAACAATTTGATAATCATCTGCCTACCTTCCTCCAACGCCTCTTTATATGGCTTTTTATACAGCAAATAACTTTCAACTACCTTTTTTCTAATTAAATCTGCTTCTTCTTTTTTTATAAGTCCAAAGAAATCACTAAGCCAGCACAGCCCTAAATCAATATCTACCTTCCTTCCTAAACAGCCCATCTTTGCCTGCTCTGCATAAGCATGGAGTTCATAACAAGATGCAAAATCCAATTTTTTTGCAAATATTTCAATAACTTCCTCAACCTCTATCTTTAAAGCTTTAGCTATTGGAATAAATACATCATCCATTAAAAATCTATTATCCTTAAGAACATTCATCTTCTGTTTTAATGAATTCTCAACATATTTTTTGTCAATATCAACAATCTCAGTCATAATTACCACCTCAAGAAATAAAGAAACAGGGCAACTGCTAATCCAACAACAAATTCAACTCTTCCATATCCAGGTCTCATACCTAAAGGAAATCCAATTAATAGACATCCAAGCATATACAACGGAGAATTAATTAAAATCCCCCCAAATACTGAAATAGCTAAGGCAAACTTATCAATACCTTTTTCTACATAAGGAGAGGAGTATTTTCTATAGCTATATTCCAATCCAATAAAGTTTCCAATGATAAACAATATTATAGCCAAATTTAGCTCAAATAATCCCATGATTTCACCATTTACACAGGAATGTAGAGTTTATAAATTGCATATGCAAAGAAAGCTAAAACTAAGAGCATAAATAAAACCTCAATATCTTCCATTTTATGGGCTATTTTTTTGTTTATGGTTGAGATTGTTAATATCAAGATTAAGCTAAATGCTAAAACTACTGGAATGACATTTATTTGCAATAGATTAACCAATACACAATAAATCACGGCAATAATGCATGCAATTGTAAAGAAATAAATGTAGCTTTTCATTTTATCCACCCACTGTTAGTCTGTATAAGACCCATAGAGGGGCTTCGCCCCTCTATTGGGATACTCCCCAAATCTTACTAATTTACACCTCCGAGCGTAAGCGAGGAGGTGTTAGGTTTTGGTGAAGCTTTTACTAAAAGGTTCATCCCAATAGGGGGTTTCCCCTATGGATACAATGTAGCTTTTCATTTTATCCACCCACTATTAATCGATATAGGACATCACACAATACAAGTCCAGCAATTGTCATTTGAAGCATGACTGAATGATGAGGAGCTAATAATGGTGTTAATCCATTAACAAATGCTAAAATCACTGTCATTACAACCATTACAGCCAATGTTAATACAGGGCTGTTTATTACTAAAGGACCAATAAATACAGCTATAAAGAGCCAGAGCAATACAAAGTATGCTATTGCCTCTGCAATGTAGATTATAGCCCCTAATAAACCATAATGCTCTGTCATATATCCGCTAACAATATCTTTACCCTTAACTATCCCAAATGGACTGTTTGGAGCTTTTGAAACAAGCAATATAAAGAATGCGAATGCACAAATTGGCATTTTAAACAATAAACTGCCGTGTATTTCTTGATAACTCAATATATCTGAAATTAAAACTGAATGTGTTGTTAAGTATATGGCAGCAACAACTGCAAATAATGGCACTTCTGCAGCTGCTGAAAAGACACTTCTAACCCCTCCTATCTTTCCATAAGGAGACCCAGATGACAAACCACAACCATGCTCCACTATTTTTTGCAATACATAGATTCCTAT
It encodes the following:
- a CDS encoding DUF1959 family protein translates to MTEIVDIDKKYVENSLKQKMNVLKDNRFLMDDVFIPIAKALKIEVEEVIEIFAKKLDFASCYELHAYAEQAKMGCLGRKVDIDLGLCWLSDFFGLIKKEEADLIRKKVVESYLLYKKPYKEALEEGRQMIIKLLKEE
- a CDS encoding respiratory chain complex I subunit 1 family protein; the protein is MDTSLIGAINLTIHAFLVGSLLLGLHRKIMARIQGRPGPPIIQYLLHTLKFYVKEITFPITAGNPLYIFVALLDIAIWLAALIIAIDFKSSLLIIIGIYVLQKIVEHGCGLSSGSPYGKIGGVRSVFSAAAEVPLFAVVAAIYLTTHSVLISDILSYQEIHGSLLFKMPICAFAFFILLVSKAPNSPFGIVKGKDIVSGYMTEHYGLLGAIIYIAEAIAYFVLLWLFIAVFIGPLVINSPVLTLAVMVVMTVILAFVNGLTPLLAPHHSVMLQMTIAGLVLCDVLYRLIVGG
- a CDS encoding NADH-quinone oxidoreductase subunit B family protein is translated as MMKELFRKRSIHVCVVNTGGCNGCDIEIVACLAPRYDIEQYGIYVHNNPREADVLLVTGPVTLQWAERLKEIYEKTPEPKIVVAVGACALSGGIFKEGHVVGGVDKVIPVDAKIPGCPPRPSEIIETILKVAPKAIAMREKRLKNKDE
- a CDS encoding hydrogenase large subunit, whose amino-acid sequence is MATIPIGPIHPVLKEPLRIKLVLDGEKPVDAEIEMGYVHRGIEKIMEGKHCHKGIHLAERVCGICSYVHTMTFAECIEHISKIEIPDKAKYLRVVTCELERIHSHLIASAVYNLSIEHETLAMWLLNVREIIMDLMEMITGNRVNMGYNVIGGVRRDINREMMDEIYKKLDIFEDELKNIIEVFETGPLIALRSKEIGILPYHEVMRTRAVGPICRGSGLPESDWRLRHSTYQELKFKPVWREEGDNFARMMVRHEEIIESVRLIREALEHYEECSGDIRVKAEIKGGKGEWRNEAPRGEVTYRMEITDGGIIKRIMIRTPTVMNLEAYKYMLKTCPTVADAVSAYTSIDPCVSCTERCIVAVKDGKEIPISIKFR
- a CDS encoding 4Fe-4S binding protein, with product MITLIEIKKSLDEILSKIDGDKKYINEVAKKITPITYKLLYINETKCIRCNLCYKECPVDAIEKAKVKKSAKIIEDKCVKCEICAQTCPVGAIYVIEGRAEIEDSEVHYTIKEKSIPHRKIRLKKYELDENTCIKCGICARFCPTNAIKAVRRKSIEVNLDLCMGCGACAEVCPKKCIKVERELGEVIKTRDIEVDKNLCVGCLVCIEECPINAIDQDGDKVKINKDKCILCGRCVDVCPTNAIKMWEKK
- a CDS encoding 4Fe-4S binding protein; the protein is MIKEIIAKHFNLADKNIQLLPKFNIILNKREIIVKEDKCISCGKCIEICPVNAITYSSDGLYITINKEKCVFCGKCKKVCPTNAIVIIRLRCEINEDARIIEVDKYEFIDYISERCASCLVCLRNCPFNAIEEYGSKIRIDINKCELCGKCEEICPLNAIILR
- a CDS encoding 4Fe-4S binding protein; the encoded protein is MASSLWYLYEFARKKWIKRFIDAKSDKSSYIPPERYRKIPPIVKFPEKCISCEGCKESCPAFAIEMIYNEEYNKKLPVIDEGSCVACANCIEVCPTGVLEMDKHRVETEGLFFDKPKYSNLIIDEEVCVRCGNCERACPINVIERKEGKYVINMALCISCKECIKVCPIENAIVVVDEKTLKEKIDKAFEIKNKKITGKLEIKENVIEKIPHIVSGLCVSCGICKDVCVGEIDLNEKKVVECVKCGLCIEVCSTTAIRIYKPIIPKRKDICYVIDEDLCIGCRICQKVCGSGAIKISKETKLPYIVPELCVRGGACARECPVGAIKVVKPEEAEEAVKVRIIEDKIIESIEKDLVLYTEKYGKVKEEIEKLSLKKLKEELKRRVYEENKRIMEKKRELYDKGNNS
- a CDS encoding energy-converting hydrogenase subunit EhaL family protein — encoded protein: MGLFELNLAIILFIIGNFIGLEYSYRKYSSPYVEKGIDKFALAISVFGGILINSPLYMLGCLLIGFPLGMRPGYGRVEFVVGLAVALFLYFLRW